In the Bacillus tuaregi genome, one interval contains:
- a CDS encoding Rieske 2Fe-2S domain-containing protein has protein sequence MLAKKDNELLTRTGPGTPTGELFRRYWIPALCSNELKQDGKPKRVKLLGENLVAFRDTNGKVGLIDEACPHRGTSLYYGINDGCGLTCMYHGWKFDTNGSCIDIPSEPTDKLKKSIKLKSYPTHEQNGIIWTYMGPKEKMPPVPNFYWMKLPQENLMAERVWQDCNYLQVIENDLDFVHAAFLHKALINQDIQENVLCTDLGINPDHPLVKNPPVKQAVQDTNYGKRCVAVGIGDEVNNAYMEIHFIFPFYSYPPRFAGEDGMFHAFIPRDDESTWSWDIQFAHHNPIDVETQHIRRGLLVDENHRKLRNVENDYEQDQTLMKTLNFSGIRGIATQDHAATESMGTVVDRSTEHLGTSDLPIIHMRKMLLDSVKELQEGKEPLALENQSLQTLLSEGLYAPKEKSWQEAFPLKERFDKSSKVMK, from the coding sequence ATGCTAGCAAAAAAGGATAATGAATTATTAACACGTACGGGACCTGGTACACCTACAGGTGAACTTTTCCGTCGTTATTGGATTCCGGCCCTTTGTTCAAATGAACTGAAGCAGGACGGAAAGCCCAAACGTGTAAAATTATTAGGTGAAAATCTAGTAGCTTTCAGAGACACAAATGGAAAAGTGGGATTAATAGATGAAGCTTGCCCTCACAGAGGTACATCGCTTTACTACGGGATAAATGATGGCTGCGGTTTGACCTGTATGTATCATGGGTGGAAATTTGATACGAATGGTAGCTGTATAGATATTCCGTCAGAACCAACTGATAAATTAAAGAAATCAATAAAATTAAAGTCATATCCAACCCATGAGCAAAACGGTATTATTTGGACTTACATGGGTCCTAAAGAAAAGATGCCACCTGTACCCAACTTTTATTGGATGAAGCTTCCACAGGAAAATTTAATGGCTGAACGAGTGTGGCAGGACTGTAATTATCTCCAGGTAATAGAAAATGATTTAGATTTTGTACATGCGGCCTTTCTTCATAAAGCCCTCATTAATCAAGACATACAAGAAAATGTTTTGTGTACAGATTTAGGGATTAATCCTGATCATCCGTTAGTGAAAAATCCTCCAGTAAAGCAGGCCGTACAGGATACCAATTACGGAAAACGTTGTGTGGCAGTAGGGATTGGGGATGAGGTGAATAACGCTTATATGGAAATCCATTTTATTTTCCCGTTTTATTCTTATCCACCACGATTTGCAGGAGAAGATGGAATGTTCCATGCGTTTATCCCTCGTGACGATGAAAGTACCTGGAGCTGGGATATCCAATTTGCCCACCACAATCCAATTGATGTCGAAACACAACATATTCGAAGGGGTTTATTAGTAGATGAAAACCATCGAAAGTTACGGAATGTAGAAAATGACTATGAACAAGATCAAACCTTAATGAAGACACTTAACTTCAGTGGAATTCGCGGTATTGCGACACAGGACCACGCTGCGACAGAGAGTATGGGAACCGTTGTAGATCGTTCTACGGAACATTTAGGGACAAGCGATCTTCCTATTATTCATATGAGAAAAATGCTATTGGATTCTGTTAAAGAGTTACAAGAAGGTAAAGAGCCATTGGCACTTGAAAACCAATCACTGCAAACCTTATTAAGCGAAGGACTATACGCACCAAAGGAGAAGTCATGGCAAGAAGCATTTCCGTTAAAAGAAAGATTTGATAAAAGTTCTAAAGTAATGAAGTGA